CGGAGTAGTCGGTGATCAGGCCCTCTTCGCTGACGAGCTTCCTGGCGGCCCGCACCGCCAAGGCGTCGTTGCCGCCGACCCGTGTCTCCTCCCAGACGACGGTGGGGTCGTGGACGGACTGGCTCGGGGTCAGCACCCACGCAAAGGTCTCGCCGACTCGCTGGACGACGGCTTGGTCGAACTGCTCGCGCTTGGTCTCCGCCTGCCGGCGCTGGAAGTTGTCGAGGTTGAGGGTCTCCTTCTCGGCCTCGATCGAGCCCCAGGCCAGGAACTGGCGCACCGCTTGACGCAGGTCCTGCAGGCGGCTCCGGTCGGCGGCGAGGAACACCAACATGTTGCGGTGGAACCGGTCCCCCGCCGCTCGCTTGTCGAGGAACTGCTGGGCCGCCACCCGGGCCGGGCTGTCGACGGTCTTCCCTGAGTGCGGGTGCTCGGGCCCGAACACGACGAGTCGGGCCTCGGGGTCGTCGGGCACGTCGCCTGGGGCGGCGGGGCGGCGTGGACGGCGGCGAAGTCGCCGCGCTGGCGCTCGGCCGGCTTGCGCCGGCGGCGGATCTCTTCGTCGACGTCGTCGTCCGCGAAGTGCGAGACCGCCCGGTCGCGGGCCAGGCGGGTCACCGACGGCTGCAGTGAGTACCAGTACCGCTGGCCATCCACGTACAGGTAGGTCGCCTGGTCGGTGAGCCGGCGCAGGGCATCGCCGAAGGTGGCGGGAGCCTCGCCCGGCTGGACGCAGCCGAGCTTGATCGAGCGGTCGTCCAGGCCCCGGTTGGCCGCCTGCTGGGTCGGTGCCGAGCCAAGGTAGATGGTGCGCGCCACCCGGCGCGTCGCGGAGTAGCGCCCCAGGTTGGGGTTGTCCCGGTCGAGCCGCAACGGCAGGGCGTTCGGCCCGTCGACGTCGCTCTCGATGACCGGGGTCCAGCCCTCCTCCAGGTAGCGGGTCAGCTCCGACGACACGGCCGGGGCGTCGATCGGGATGGTCGCCGGCATGATGAGCAGGCTCGGGTCGTTACGCTCCCAGAGCTCGTGGACGACCGCGGCCATGAGCCGCAGCACCCCGCGGGTGCGCTGGAACTTGTCGAGCGTCGACCACTCCCCGTAGAGCCGGTCGAACAGCTCCGGGTGGATCGGGTAGGCGGCGGTGAGGCGCCGCTCGTAGCCCTCGGTGCAGCCGCCCGGGAACTCCCCCCGCTGGCTGCGGTACAAGCCACCGAAGGCCCTGACCACGGCGTCGCGCTGCGGGGCCTTGTCGGCGGGCAGGTCGTCGAAGAGCCGGCGGCGGACGATCTCGAAGCCTTCCTCGGCGGACGCGGGCCGCCATGACGACTCGACGCGGCCGATCACGTTCTTCAGCCGTTCCAGCGCCGCCCGTCCACCCTCGCCGCCGACCTCGATGTCGGAAGCGGGGATCGACACCACCAGCAGCGTGCCCTCGACGGCCCGGGTCGCCTCGGCGAGCGCCTGGGCGAAGGTGAACTGCGCGTCGAACGACCCCGCGGGCAGACCGTCCACGCCGTAGAGCTGGCGGGCGTAGGCCACCCGCTCGTCGATCAGGACCAGGCAGGGCGCGTGGCGTCGGAGCAGGTCGACCAGGGCCGCGCCGGGGCTCGTGCCGGAGCGGTCCGCGTCGGCGACCAGCCGGTAGGACTCGTCGCCGCCGAGCTGCCAGGCCAGCTCGCCCCAGAGGGTGTGGACCTCGGTGCCGTCGCGCTTCTTCGCGATCTGTCCCGGGGAGATCATCTGCCCGACCAGCACGGCGGTGGTGGCCTTCGGCGGTGTTGCCAGGTCGGCCTCGGCTAGCATGGCCTCGACGCCGGGTAGCTCGCCCGGCGGGTAACCGGCCGCCAGGTGGAACAGCGCGATCATGGAGTGGGTCTTGCCGCCACCGAAGTTGGTCTGTAGCTCCACCACCGGGTCGCCGCCGTCCCGCCACCACCGGCGCACCGCGTTCAGCAGCAGCCGGCGCAGGCCGTCGGTGAGGAACGTGCGGCGGAAGAACTCGACCGGGTCGCCGTACTCGTCGGCCGCCTCGTCCCGCCACACCTGGTGGAGGTCGGCGGCGAACTCGGCCTGCTGGTAGCGGCCGGAGGCGACGTCCGGATGCGGGTGACGAGCTGCCGCCACGCGTGCAGGCCGCCCGCCGGCTGCCCCTCGATCGGGGCCACGGCCGCGCGACGCTGGGTCTGGCGGGCCTGCTCGGCGAAGCGGCTCCGCAGCAGCTCCTGGCGCATCCGGTCCACCTCGAGCGCCTCGTCGGCGGCAGCAACCGAGGTGAGCATTCTGTGAACGGTGTCGAGGGCGCGGTAGGCGTCGTCGGTGGAGAAGTTGCCCTGGTGCGCCCAGCGGTTGCGGATCTCGACGAACTCGCTCACGTAGCTGCGCTCGGTGTGGCCGAGCACCTTGGCGAACACCTCGCGCCACTGATCCATCAGCGCGACGAGGAGGAACTGGCTGTCCTCGGGGTTCGCCCGCCCGTGGCGGGCCACACGCTGCACCCACCCGTCGCCGTACCTCGCCTTGCACTCCCGGGCGACGAACGGGGCGAGCCCCTGGCGCAGCAGATCGAGCGCCTTGCCCACTCGTTCGTAGTTGGTGGTGGCCATCGATCAGGGCTCCTGTTCTCGCTCCGTCCGCGCAGCTGGCTCGGTGCCGACGAGCTCGACCACCACCTCGGCGGCACGCCCGAGGACCCGACTTGCCGCCTCTAGGCAGTCCTGGGCGTCTGCGGCCGTCCCCTCGTCGACGTCGGCCGGGTAGCGACCGGCAATGGACCACCGGCTCAGGTCCTCGAGCGCCGGCTCATTCAGCTCGGACATTATGGGGGAAGAGCACCGTTCGAGGAGCCTCCGCAGATCATGCAACTTCGGCGGGTCGACGTCCTCCGCGACCAGGACCGCCTTGATGGCCTTCTCAGCGGCCTGCTGCGCGAGCAGGCAGGCGATGCGGTACGGCAGGTCGGCCGCAGCCGCGAGGTGGATCGCCGCGGCCTGATCCTCCCGGGCGAGGCGCAGCCAGCGCCACGCCTCGCGCCGCAACCGCTCAGCCCGGTCGTTCATGCACCATCCGCCCCTCGCGCAGCGCCACCCTGAGGATCCCTGGCAGATCGCCCCGCTCGGCGATCTCGGCCGGGTCGGTGACCAGGAGGTCGACCGGAACGGGAGCCGAGATGGCGCGGGCGAGGTCGACGGTCAGCGCGTGCCGACGGCGCCGGTCGACCGATGGCAGGACCACGACCAAGTCGATGTCGGAGTCCGGCCCGTCGTCCCCTCGGGCGACCGAGCCGAACAGGAGCACTTGCAGCGGGTCGCCGGCCACGAAGAGGTCAGCCACGACCTTCGGCACCCATTCGGCCAGGGTCCGTCCGCGATACCGGATCTTGCCGTCGAGGACCTGCCACCGAACCTGCGTCATCGTGGCCCCCTCACACCAGCGTCTGCTGCGCAGGCGCCTCCGCAGGAGCCTCCGCGGCGAGGCGCGCGATCTCGGGCCAGGCGACGACGAGGGCGTTGTAGGCCAGCGCCTCCTTGGCCCACTTCTTCCGCTCGCAGAGCGTGAAGAGGCGGTAGGCCAGCCCCCGAGCCGCCTCCCCCCCGCCCTCCGATCCGGCGGAGCAACTCGGCCGCTTGGGCCTCGCCGCCGGTGTCCAGCGCCCGGATCAGATGCTGAGTGACCTCCCAGACCGTGAGCCGCGCATCGACCGCCGGATCCCAGATCGGTGGCAGCTCGTCCCGGTCGAGCAGCCGGACCCTGCCCGCCCGGGACATGACGATCCCGGCTGCGACCAGTCCATTGAGCGCCGTATTCTTGGCCTTCGACAACGTCTCGGCCACACCGAATAGCCCCGGGTTCGTCCCATGCTGCTCGAACCAGGCAAGTGCCCACCTGGTGTCGGGGTCGAAGTCCGACTCCTGCTCGGCCAGCGTCTCGTCGAGTACCTGATTGATGAGTCCAAGCGCCGTACGAACGGTCATCGGCGAACCGTCGGCCTCGACCACCTTCGAGTAGCGGGAGAAGGTCCCCATCCCCGGCCCGATCGCCGCCTGCGCAAGGTCAACCGGCGCGATACTGCCTTGCTGGAGGTGCCGAAGGGCTATCGGTAGCTCAGTCTTGAGCGCTGCGAGGAAGTCCTTGCGGGTGGCGAGTGGGGCGTCGTCTGAGCGGGGTCGGCAGACGAGAAGGATGGAAGACGCGAGGGCGTTGGTACCAATATCATTCGTCCGCCCCCCGCGCTCGCTCCGCATCGGCCAAGTACCGTGAACCGAAAGTCCAGCGTGGAGCAGTCCCTCTAACATCGTCTCCCAGCCGGTTGATGCGAGCCGGCCAGCGACGGCGTCTTCTTCGGCCTGTTTGAAGGCATAGAAAGCTGTCAGGGGATATCCAAATATCTGCGCCTCACACATCCGAACAAACGCCTCGCCTTCACTAGCTCCTCGATGATGCGGAAGAGCCGCTCCCGCTCCTCCTGCTGAGCCTCCTCGGTCGGGAAGCGGTCGGGGTGAGCGGACGGGTCGTCGACCAGTGACCCGAAGAGCACCGCCCGGCAGGCGGCCAGCGGACGTCGCGCCCACCACAGGTGCAGGGTGGAAGGATGCCCGTGGCGGATCGACTTCTCCCCGGGCCGACTCCTCGCGCGGGACCATAGCATCTCTTATGGCTCGGGTCGTCGATGCACGACAGGCATCCACCAGCGCGCGCTTCGGATCATCAAGGGAATCCGGGTGGGCAGGAAGTCGTTGAAGTGGCACTCGAAAGAACTCCGAGAACGCTTGCGTATCGGCGAGTAGCCACGCCTCGACCGCCCGTACAGCAAGCCGCAGCGCAAGGCGAGGAGCAGGAGGACCCTTCAAGAGAACCTCAAGCACATCTGGCACACAAGTACCGTCATCATCGTGATCAAGGTCGCGGAGAACAAGCCAGCAGAGGTGCTCCGCACTTCGATTGTAGCCAGGGAGCTTTGGATCGAGCCTGCTCTTCCCG
The sequence above is a segment of the Actinomycetes bacterium genome. Coding sequences within it:
- a CDS encoding DUF1156 domain-containing protein, producing MLWSRARSRPGEKSIRHGHPSTLHLWWARRPLAACRAVLFGSLVDDPSAHPDRFPTEEAQQEERERLFRIIEELVKARRLFGCVRRRYLDIP
- a CDS encoding HEPN domain-containing protein, which codes for MNDRAERLRREAWRWLRLAREDQAAAIHLAAAADLPYRIACLLAQQAAEKAIKAVLVAEDVDPPKLHDLRRLLERCSSPIMSELNEPALEDLSRWSIAGRYPADVDEGTAADAQDCLEAASRVLGRAAEVVVELVGTEPAARTEREQEP
- a CDS encoding nucleotidyltransferase domain-containing protein, with product MTQVRWQVLDGKIRYRGRTLAEWVPKVVADLFVAGDPLQVLLFGSVARGDDGPDSDIDLVVVLPSVDRRRRHALTVDLARAISAPVPVDLLVTDPAEIAERGDLPGILRVALREGRMVHERPG